The following nucleotide sequence is from Thunnus albacares chromosome 15, fThuAlb1.1, whole genome shotgun sequence.
AAAAATGATGTGCAGATGACgttcaaaagatacacaagttattaatcattaataaacTGTGACATGTAAGTTCAAACAGAGCAGAGTAGATTATAACAAACTTTAGTTTGAGTAAATAACCCAATAGTAAAAtaacataactttatttatataacacttttcaaaaacaagttacaaagtgctttacaaagacATCAAAGCAAAAAGAGAAATTACACAGATATTACAAAAATTAATAGAAGTGATCCAGTAATAATAAGAAGTGAGGTTCTGGCATGAAAGcacagagtaaaaacaaaaagaactgATTCAAAAGAAAGCAATTCTttcaaaactacattttttaagacagatttaCGGTCAGAAACAGAGCGAGTTGGTTTGATCTCCTCTGGTTTTTAGACTGAAAAATCACTAACAGACCTCTGCTGGAGGATCTCAGGCAGCATTCAGGCTTGTATGTTAGAGATATAATAGTGGGCCAACCCCAGACGTGCCTTAAAGTAGCGATTAAACCAGTGTAGAGATGTCAAAATAGGCATTATGTGGACTCTTTCATTGGATTCTTGTGAGTCGTCTTGCTGCAGCATTCTGGACTAGTTGAAGTTTTTGGAGAGGTTGTGTCGACTGAGACAGGAATACAGCAAGTTACAGTAGTCTAAACGGGATGTAAGAAAAGCGTGAATGACATTTTCCAAATTCTTAGCAGATAATAAAGATCtcatttttgagatatttctaAGGTGCAGAAAGCAAGTTTGTCATCGAAGACGGAGGACAGAGACGTGCTCGCTGGAAGAGTCTGGACCTGTGATAACAGCTTCTGTTTCATCTGAATTTAACCGAAGAAGGTTTCGAGTGAGCCAGCTTGTGACATCTTCAAGACGGGATTGTATTTTGACAAGTTCTGTTATTGGAACCAACAGAGATATAGATcaaagtgtcatctgcataaaaatggaaactgaTGCAGCACTTCTGAAAGAATCGACCTAGAGGTAACATATAAATGGAGAATAATAAAGGGCCAATGACTGAGCCTTGAGGTAATATTTGTTAGTTTTGCAGTTTCCCATGATGGTAAACTcaaaatctttgtgtttttgacaaaacaagtcatttatGTGCTTGGGCTTCAGggaataattaatcaatcaatgtATTATTACAGAGAACACTAgttggttgcagccttacagCGCTCCTATGATGGAATAATGCGACCAGTCCTtcagttttctgtgtgcagtttgaTAAAATATAACTTAACAAACTATTAAAGTCTTCAAACAGAGTCCCTGTTCTGGACCAGGACCACgagatggaggatggaggagctgTCAGAGTTCAGACTGGACTTCtctgctgcacatttaaaacttATTTATGATTAATCAGATTATGTAGACCCAATAGTAATCCTATAGTAAACCTTGGCTTTTGTTGCCTGATTCGCTTTGAAGGTGGGTAATTTTTATGAGCCTGATTTGTAAAACCACGAATTAAGTTGAGTAATTGATAAGAATCTTGGTTTATTCAGTTAACTTGCGTGTCAAAGAAGTAGCTCACTTTACCAAAACATCTGCTGCTCTTTGACCTTCTGCTCTCTGTCGCTGCTATTTCTGAGTTCTGTGTTTGAGCAGAGAAAAAAGATGTTTACACCCAAATTAGTTTACAGCAGATCCTGATTGATtggggggagagggaggtgggggggatCATTAACACCGGACCCTGTGGCAGATCTGGCACAGCTTCATTCACACCGTCGCTGCTTCATCTGGCAGCAGGAAGCTGGCTGCTGTGTGAAGCCTCACGTATACACACATTCCTCAGAAATGAAGCTCCGGGGATCGAGCTGAGAGGTGGCGGGGCACGATGTGACACGTCTGCACCAGCTGCATCAAGACAATAGCTGCTACACATGATCCTTATTAACTATTTTGAAATCTAACACGCGGTTGTTTTTTCCGGACGTCCTTTAACACAACAGGCAGGGACGGTGAGAGTTTGCTGCAGAGACCTGCTCAAAGTGACTGATAATGAAACTGATATCCTcacactgataataataatgaaacacgcacacacatattttcaaatgatcagttaatctttatttatttttccgATTTCTtgattaatatatataaaatatcctaaaacaggaagaaaaaaccCCCATCAcaattaatatgaaaatatgtgattgttgcagctgtagtttCAATATTCCAGTCAGAGTAGACATCATAGTCCTGTACACCCTCCTCACCAACAACTGCAGAGCAACACTCAGCTCCAACATTGTGATAATGGCGGATGATACCGCTGTCATTGACCTGATCGCCGCGAGTGATGAGTCGGCCTACAAAGAGGAGGTAAGAGCCCTGACATCATGGTGTCAGAACAACAACCTCCATCTCAGTGTCTGCAAGACAAAGGAGACGGAGGTGTTTGATTTCGTGGAGGGCAGGAAGCACACACCCTCGTCTACATCCAGTGTAGTGTCTGTGGAGACAGTCAGCAGCTTCAGGCTCTTCAGGTTCCACATCAGCTGTTGGATTCAATTTGCATCATAATAACTGAACAAAATCTCCTGAGAATCAaacctaaaaaaagaaaagttgaaagtgtaaaataaactgaaagcaaaaaaagtGACGTCAAATGCAAAACTGAGGATAAAACTATACAAGAGTGACACGTTTGATTACAATGTTCTCCACTTTTCTTTCACTAATCGGGATTTCTATATTGTGGTCACATTTTTCTGCTTAATTTCTCAGTTGTTTGCTGTTGaacttttcagtttcagtccagaagttttcagtttcagtggtCTGGAAGTGAAACGTAGTCGTACGACTTACCTTTGAGCTGTCCTTCCAAAAGTCATTGGTGGATGGGGAAGTGGCCCTTTAACATCCATCCACATGGGAGCTTTATGTCATAACTCAAAAATTCTGAACTGAAACTGTTGAGGTcatttttttgctttcagtttatgtttattcactttcaatttatttatttatttacttttgatgCTTGGGAGATTTTGTTCAATTGTGACACATATTTAAAGTCATCCATCAGCTGGATCTGGAGTGGTTAACTCATACCGGGTTGGTGGTGAGGACCACAAACCAGCATCTCTTCTTCCTCAGGAGACTGAGGAGGTTTGGCATGGATAGGAAGATAACCTGTGACCTTTACAAATGCACCACAGAGAGAGTCCTCTCTGGCTGCATCTCAGCCTGGTTTGGGAGCAGCTCTGAGCGGGACCGCAAAGCCCTGCAGAGAGTCATCAAAGCTGCTCAGCCCTACTAGAAACAATACAAACTATTCTTTGAACTAGTAAAAGGAAGGGAAGGGATGAAAGGACAGCATTGTAGGTGGGAGATAAGTTGTGTCATAGACCTCCTCTGTTAAAGGGTGGTGTCTTTACTTTGACGTAGATGgcctccttcactcctctttcAAACCATCTCTCCTCCTTATATGTCCGTTGTTGTCATCTTTCAGGTGTAGGTAAACTGCTGAGTCTTGACCTGAGGAGTTGGTCCTTCTGTGTTGAACCATCCGTTTGTTTAATGGTTGTTTCGTTCCCCTGATATACAAGTCTGTGCGTTCCTCACTGCATTGGACTGCATACACTAGATTGCTCTTCTTGTGTTTGGGTGTGCGGTCTTTCAGGTGAACCACTTTCTGTCTTAGTGTGTTGCTGGATTTGAAAAACACACGGAGCTGGTGTTTGTTGAAAAGACACGCATGGAATGACGATGTTGTTGCgtttattcttcttttctttatcaCCCACagggttgttgttgttcttcttggATCTTGTGGCTGTTTTCACAAAGGTCCAGTTGGGGTATCCACAGGCTTTAAGTGCATCCTCCAGGTGTTTGTGCTCCTTCTCTTGGGCCACCTGTTggtctgtgtgtttcctgtataCTCCAATATGTATGGCGCAGTCCAAAAAGGCCAAGCTGTTGTTCCTGTTGTTCTCTCATGTGAACTTCATGTTATTGTCCACTGAGTTAATGTGTTCTGTGCACTTCCTGGGTTTTAATTATGACCCATGTGTCATCCACATATCTAAACCAGTGGCTCGGTGCTGTTCCTCGGAAGGAGTTCAGGGCTCTGCTTTCTACCTCCTCCCACGTAGAGGTTGGCCACAATGGGAGATACTGGTGAGACCATACTACAGTCATGCTTTAGTCTGTAAAACCCCCCGTTGTACTGGAAGTAGGTCGTGTTCAGACAGAGGTCCAGCAGTTCACAAATGCAGTCTGAGCCGAGGTTGGTTCTATTGTTCAGGGTGTTTTTCCATGTAGCAGTGGTTTCCTTATGGTTTCCACCGCCTCCATAGTTGGGATGCATGTTAACAATGAGGTCACATCACCAGGACACCATGGTTTCATTTGGGTCTAGTTTCAGTCCCAAAGCCCTGTTCACAAAGGAGTTTTGAATATGGTGAGGAGTGTTACCAACCAAAGGGGCTTACATGGTAGATATATGTCTAGAAATGTTGTAAGTAACTGAGTTGATGCTGATGATAATGGGTCTGAGGGGGTCTGAGTTGGGCTCCTTCTTTGTGAATCTTGGGGAGCCCATACATGCATGGGACGTCTCCTCCAGGATGTTGTTCACGATTGATGGTTTTCTCCTTCCGCAGCTGTTGGAAACACTCTGTGGCCTTTTTCTTGTATCCGCTGGTGGGATTACAGAGTAGTGTAGTGACCCTGGCATGGTAGTCCGCTGTGTTTAGGACCACTGTGCATCTTCCTTTATCAGCCGGTACAATGGTCATATTTTGGTCCTTCAGAGATATCACAGCCTTCCTTTCCTAGCTGGTGAGGTTGGAAGGTGATGCCAATGTGTTGGAAAAGGCCGCCGATACCGTCAACCTGAGCTGTTCTGCCTCCGTTTCCGttaagttgttttttccttATAGCTGATTCTGTTGCTGTGGTGAGGTCAACTACAGGTAAATACCGTGGTGTGTGACTAGGACATCTTGCTCTGTCTGACAGGTTCTTCATCCAGTGGTAAGGTCTTCTGCTTTCCTGCTGTTATTGGCTCGTGATTGAAGGTTTTGGAATTTCCTTGTATGTCTGTCATTGCTTTTGGCGTGTTGAGATAGTTGTGCCTTctcaaaaaaatcagttttccaAGACTGTATTTGGcagatgtgttttcagtttctggagTAAGCCGTCCTCCTCTTTGTTCCAAGCTTTAGCAGTGAACTGGACTCACTCTGTCATTCAGTAGCTGGTTCTGTGCCGTCTTTGGTATTAGTCTGTGTTGTCGGCATCTCATGTTAAACCGCAGCTGGCTTCTGTAGTCTGCAATTTTCCTGGCTGTCCTTTCATACTCCATACTATATCATTCTGAGGTTGTTCAtctaaatatgtttaataagatgtctgtgaagattctcaggaATCCAGGTCGCGGTTATCCAAGCagggttgaatcgagggcaactggacttggttgcAGATTTTGCCTTATTATAAGATTCCATCTTTAAATAAGATAATATTCAGAATATCTGTCTTTAAATCGACTCATTTTAGGAATTAAtatcttaaaacaaaacagactaaGTTCTGAAAACCTTAAAATAACTCTTAAAATAAAGCACTAACAATGTTCTCACTTCTCAATTACATTTGTTTCCAACTGTCAAAATCAGTACCAACATTCCTGGGAACGGTTTTTCCAGGAATGACTGAAGAACGTAAACATGTTATTAGCTTCAGGGCTTTTTCACTGCTGGAAAACAAAACTGCTGCACAAAGTGGTGAAAACGTGACCCAGTAGGCTCAGAGACAAACTGCTGTTGAACTCTGGGACTCTGCAAACatgcataacacacacacacacacacacacacacacactcacacacacacacccttcccTTTTAggcaatatttatatttttaacagaTGTATTGTCACATATTTATCACTTATGTGCAATTCTGCACTTGCACACCCGATGagcaatataatgtatatttgtttgttgtaagttataaatatttattttctcctccaATTTGAAGCAGAGCTGGAGGAAGACTTCAACATTTCCACCTGCTGTGATGAAACATGAAAGCCAAACTTTAACATCAGGACCTCAATCTGAGAAGTTTATATTCTGCAAttacacacaaatcacacatgatgttttaatatttagaCTCAGTATCTTTAAATCTGCTTTTCTCGGTGTTGCAGTGTTTGAAACAGTATTTAGATCATTTAATGGAGGTCAAATTTATGGTATAacttgaaatgaataaattaaatgtatggGGAAATACGGGCTTtagacattattattattattattattactactactactactattattattattattatcattattactgttattatccTGTATGGTCTATCAGCTCTTATCAgctgctttcagtcttttcCCGGCGCGTGGACAAATTCACGTCTACTGTTTACTTCCTCGCGGAtggaggggaagggagggggggaggtgAGGGGGGCGCGAGGACTACATGCGGCTCGTGGAGTCCTCAATGGCGGCGGGCACGCCCAACGCGCGGGCACGTAGCAGAGTGCAGCCACTTCTGCTTATTTGATTTTATCTACAGATTATTAATAAAGAAGTGTACATCAGACATGTGACCAATGTTCATGTTCTGCTGATTAAAGTTATATTTAAGGTTATTTCGGTCTCTCGTGGTAATTTTCTGAAATATTTCCCAATAAGTGAAGATAAAATGTTGATATCAGCATAATAATGAGTGTATATGTtgctcaaaacaaaacagaaactggGTTAGTGTGAGTCCTCCCTCCTCCCATGGTGAACATCACATTCAGCACGTCTCACACTTTCCCTCCAGTAGGTCACTTTCAGTCAGCATGACAACAGCAATATGACCGGAAAAGGGGGCATGGGCTTTCAAAATAAACCTTTCACCCTCCAactaagtacaattttgaggaacttgtactttacttgagtatttccatgtgatgctacgTCATACTTACACTCTACTACACTTATATGACAATTTTAGTTAcatttcagatgaagatttgacataaaataatatattttaatattctaactgttcaaatttttctttttaaacatttgttatACACTTTGAGCTGTGTTAATgtgtgaaatgtgctatataaataaggtgaattattattatgattattaaaaacacacactactactactacttatataatatgatgcagtaaCATCACTATTAATCTGCCCAAAGTATCTAAagtgtgtaaatgtataaaGTATTATCACGTAGAAATACacaagtaaaatacaaatacctcaaaattacacttaagtacagtacttgagtaaatgtacttagttactttccactgctgGCTACTACctgttattttcatcattaaatcattttttaagaagcgTTTCAACAAACCGTTTTAAATGTGTCTATTAATGTTATAGGATAAAGAGAAAAACCCCTCAGACCAAAAGTACAAAACATAAATGGATTATGTTTACAGttatatataaaacagagaaaatccaAAAGTCTTCACACTTGATGAGCTGgaagcatttattttattattattattattttttttatcaaaaaagtAGTTGATTATATTTTGAATTGTgatctgtttcagtgttcacaaAACAGATGAAGCCACTTCTTTAAAAAACTCCTGAGAACATGATACAtagtttaaaagtaaaacatcatGTATTGTGACACCAGAGTCTTGCAGCACTTTTATTTCCTCATAAGAAACCGATGACACAGTCATACAAGCTGTATTTGGATTATTACAGAGAATTAAAGTCTTTCACAACTCCTGGTTGACtatctgttattgttgttgttgtttttatcataaTGTTAATTTAGCAGAGAACAGCAGAAGTTGTGAGGCAAATATTCATCTGTTGTTATTAAAATATAACTTATAATATATccaacataataaatatttacagttCACTTCCAGCAGTAAATGATGCCTCAGTATAAGACAGTGTCGTTGGTTTAAACACATATTGAGTAAAAACGTGCAGTGGAAACAGCCAGACTTCGCTCAGCAAGTAAAGCTTTGATTTGGAAACCTACAACCGGAAGTGACCCTATTTACCACGTGCTAATTGACTGTTTCAGCCTCAATAAGAGCCCGGTGTTACCATCAGCTGAGACACGCAGACTCAGTCCGGAGGCGTTCAGTCAACATTTCAGCTGGACTGAGTTCGACTGTCAAACGTCTTGtcatataaaacatttcaattgTTGCCTAAGAACTTTTAACTCCTCACAATCTCACAGTTTAAATCTATATTTGCTCCAAAATTGCCTCAGACGTTAAGATGCCTTTTATCGAGCACGTATCGGACTCGGATTTAGAGCGTTTGGCGCTGGAGCGGGTCGTCCCGGCGCTGCTGGCGCACGGTTTCTGCCATGTAGACGGTCTTCTCGGGGAGTTGGCCGGGGACGCCGTGCTGGACCAGGTGAAGGAGATGCACCGGTCCGGAGCGCTGCAGGACGGCCGGCTGGCCGGCTCCGTCCCTGGCATCCGCCGGAGGAGCATCCGCGGGGACCAGATCGCCTGGGTGAGCGGAACGGAGCGCGGCTGCGAGGCGATCAGCTTCCTGCTCAACTTGATCGATAAACTGATCTCCGTGTGCTCCAGCCGGCTGGGGAACAAGGCGATCCGGGAGAGGTCGAAGGTAAGAGACCTTCTAGTTCAAGCTCAAGTCTGGAAATCGAAATATTAATGAAATCATAAAAGTCgcaaagaagaaacaaagtttaaaaaaacacacgcGCATTCAGCGTGCGTAAAACTGTGcgtaaatgtgttttgttaactttgtttctccatttattttactattattattatatacaaaGTGTATAATCTGAATATTCACTCACACTGCAAACATCTGTTCATGGGGCGCGAAAGTAGAAACGTTTGAATTTATCATCAATCGTTTTTATTCGATTTTTTACTACAGGGATCTAAATTAGATACGATCTCTGATTTAAACTTATTCGTTTACATAAGACAATGAAACTTcttacagcagaaacaaacagatgacatcagaagaaaaacaataaataatcacaGAAATCTCAAAGCAACAATATTCAAGGAAACATTCAAAGATAAACATAAAATTATCAAACATTATAAAAGTTGTGCAACTTTATGGCTTCCAGCATGAATCTAGACTTTACATAGTTTAAGGTGACGTGTTCCTAGagacacacaaagagggaatttgatgctaaaaaggattttggcctccattacttccactgaaagcacatttgaaggatcttttaatatccagtatgaacaggaggaatgattacagccaggaaaacctctttcactgttcatatgaacacctgactgctattttaagacacatttgaactCGTCCTTttagtgtttgtctttttaagaGCTTGTTTCATCATCACAGATCATTAAAACTTACTCAGAAGCTCCTTAAACTCTCACAGGcccaaaacataaacataattatgcacaaaaaacccccaaactcCAGCCTTAGTAACAGTTTTAGTCACAAAACCACATTGACCATCAATACTTTTCTTCATCTGGGTTTTGAAATATGTTTACATGACCGAGGCGTCATTGGAGAGTCCCTACATGTTTGTCTTTCCTCTATAATGTGTCGGCCCTCTGGCGGCGTTCCAGCGACCCCCCCTCTCGGCCTTGAGCCAAGGCTTCAGAAACCAGAGCACGCTCCAGGAAGGACAGGAAGTTTACTGGACCGGTTCAGGTCCTTTGGGTGCcccgtgctgctgctgctgctgctgctgctacgtGTCTATTAATCAACCAGACAGACGTGTTTTTTGGCGTGTTGATCAGGGGTTGAATAACGAGAAAGTACATCCGGGTATTTCCTGTGAAtgatgggggggaaaaaaacccgCCAGAATTAAACCGAGATGTATAAAATGTCTGCACCTGTGTGTCTGCATACTGAAGAATATTGTATCTACTGAAACAAAgattacaaacaaaaacaatatcagACACGCAGGCCTCCGTCGCCACATCGGAGAGCAGAGCCGCTACTTTAACCGGCGAAGTCGCGAACGTGACGTTTAACCTTCAGGGATTAAACACTCttgatttagttttttgtcgtttggagaaaatgttttagtcaaacatagagctgcaacgattagtcgattaatcagttagttgatcaacagacaATTGATCTGCAACCGTTttcataatcgattaatcgttgtTAATCATGTCTCGCGTTCTCTCCGGCGGCTCAGATTTTccgtttttctctgttttctgtcatcgTAGATTTTGAAGACGTCACGTTGGGAAACTGTCGAAACGATTAATCAAGTTAATGAAGTGAATAACGGGAAGTTTAATCGATAAGCCCTCGTCAAGAATACATCttagtgtgatttttgttttggtcttacATGTTAAAGAATAGTGAGAAAATGCAGTAATTGATGTTCTTCGGTTGTTTTGTCTgagtccaaagatattcatctcactgtcatgtatgatgaagaaaaacagcaaatcatcacatatgaCCGAAccatgacagtgagccagcaggTACAATTAACCggttagttgtttggtttaaaaaatgtcagaaaaatgggggaaaaagtcgatcagtgtttcccaagacgacgtcctcacatgtcttgttttgtctcgaccaacagatgttcagtttactgtcatagagactaaaaaaacaaaatattcacattaaagaagctgcaaccagagaatttggacttttttttttcttaaagaaagttatcaaaatagttggaaactaattgattgatcaactaatcgttgcagctctagttttcATTCGCAACAGTAACACTGAGAACATatgatgaaacacacacacacacacctgttgttgttgttgttgtgtaagTGCTCATAAAGGCACGCAGACGTACAAGTGGACATTCTCACGTACACACTCAGCCACTTATTCAATTATTCACTCCCTCGCTcctcctcaaacacacacacacgtacacacagccACTGCTTTACAGTGTCTCTgcttcccacacacacacacacacacacacacacacacacacacacacacacacacacattcattcccTGCATGTCCGCCCCGTCTTCACGTGCTGCAGTATACACTAAGCCCTTATCACatgtgtctgcctgtgtgtgtgttatcagatGAAACTTCTTAAGAAAACAGGTCAACCCAGCTACaatgggacacacacacacacacacacacacatatctggaGACGCTgcaggaaaataaacattataaagaTCAGCAGGATAAGAAgcttttgttttgaaagtttTTGTTTCATATGTTTTCATAAACTTGAGCAACATAATGACCTCATCATGAATATTATCAAATATTTATGTTGATATCCGCCTTAAAGGATGAGGCAACATTTATActatatttacaatttttacTACAAAGTCCAGATGTTGTGATCCGTAACACAACAAGCTActgaagctgtaaacaaaactacgttcctgcacatgctcagtagcgtcttcCTTaaacagaactactctccggagactgaaaacgtgatgctgttattggtctttggagccgtttctatacaagctaacgttaccaaactcttcatgataaaggaacatgtgacccagtgcagcgctgtgactcactgacgtgtttttaatatcaggctttgatacacacacacacacaatacttgttagtagatcagtttattgtcggtttggatccaaacatgagatttgttgacaagaagaaaaacatagaaaatctgCAGCATCCGCTCAGTTTTAGTCGCGATGCTTCGCTCGCTGTCTCAGGTGGATGAGACCAGACGAGTCCTGGCTGTTGTAGTGGATCCAGACTGCAGCCTCACGCTCCACACGTAGCTCTGTCATTAAACAGTCAGCAAGCTGGAACGCTGCCAAACAACTGAACAGACCTCCTCACACTCCCACaatccttctctccctccctcctcttctctatTAGAAAGATAAGATAACGCTGAATTCAAAACAGCTCTCAGAGGCGTTCTGTTttgaatccttttttttttttttcttcccctgtAGTGTATTTCATTTCCTCCCCGTCCAGCCCTCCAGTGTTTCTCCATGTATTTTCAGctccatgatgatgatgatgatgatgtgtatgtgtgtacgtgcCTCAGCGGCGGCGTGTAAACGAACTTGCGTGATTTCCCTGCTTCTCCTCAGCGCAGACCTCCTGTAGTTTTTGGCTGCAGGTCAGCTTCTCTTTATCAGACGGTTTGTCTTCATTCACAGCCAAGGAGACCTGACACTACCTTCATCTCTGGAGTCTGTTGCACGCACGGTGACGAGGTGCTTGACTCCCCCCCCCCGACCTTCCTCCCCCTTTGACattaagaggaagaaaaagcaAAGGTTGCACGCGATACGTGTGTAAACAGGTGTTGAATGCTGCAGTCAATGAAGGCGGTggtgttttgttgatgttgcGTTCAGGGACCCGTCTGCTTTAATGAGGGTTAATCGCCACTGTGACCTTCCTGTATTATGTGTGTCGATAATCATAAAGAAAAGGAAGCGGACGGGATGTGAGATATTTGTATGGAGCGTGCAGCGGGTGTAGAGCTCCTCGCACGCTTTCTTGTTTCACGAGAAGAGTCGCTGCAGGTTTCACGATGAAAGCTCTGAGAAGAGGAGACGACGCCGCTGACATCAGTGAAGTCATAAACCTGTTGTCGCTGAGTCACTGTCACACACTGTGCGCGTGATGATTGACATCAGGTGGCCACATTATCGTCAGAGTGATGTAAAAGAAGCTTCAGTTTGTTGTAGATCAGTGTTGtcgtttttattttacattttcttcatcgcttcatttacaataaaaaacatattttctaacAAGGGTTAATCTTCTCTGATGCTGTTTGATCGTAGctctacaaaaaaatgaacacaatttataatatattgtaGTTAATTTATCAAATAAGACACCACGCGTATGAAAAGTTAAGTTAGAACAAAATGCTACTGTATTTACACTCAtcgagcactttattaggaacacctgtgcattTGAAtgtaacacaacagctctgccataaattctactttcacGAAACTtctacattttcaatttttgttgacattgtcagaaatgtCGTAGTGGGTATattctaatattttgccccattcatgtatgttaatggagtggacaaaatattaggaacaccatcCAATTGCTCTTTATTATCCCAATTTTCTaaaaagaaatgatgatgatgatgatgatgataaattaaataaagaaaaatgataagtaaagaaaaacacattaacttAAGGCTTTACTGGTCTGTGTTGggacatattgtgtgttttttttttttttttttttttacatattttacagtcGACATTCCTCTGTAAAACAAC
It contains:
- the egln3 gene encoding egl nine homolog 3 — its product is MPFIEHVSDSDLERLALERVVPALLAHGFCHVDGLLGELAGDAVLDQVKEMHRSGALQDGRLAGSVPGIRRRSIRGDQIAWVSGTERGCEAISFLLNLIDKLISVCSSRLGNKAIRERSKAMVACYPGNGAGYVKHVDNPNSDGRCITCIYYLNKNWNAKEHGGILRIFPEGKSYVADIKPLFDRLLFFWSDRRNPHEVQPSYSTRYAITVWYFDSEERAEAKRRFRDRTASSRQGSSTS